A stretch of the Epinephelus fuscoguttatus linkage group LG2, E.fuscoguttatus.final_Chr_v1 genome encodes the following:
- the pigb gene encoding GPI mannosyltransferase 3, translating into MENIRPRLKFGNKVEDVKLRKRRSQLYSKEDNSPLNDGVLRTRVAVFAVVFRLINCFLVQTSFVPDEYWQCLEVSHRMVFNYGYLTWEWKAGIRGFIYPLFFAFIYKILYFINYDSVYLLIWLPRITQALLAAAADVKFFFLIRTLESRDVAKWTFFCHMCSWFSWYCCTRTLTNSMETTITCLALFYFPLPGSKTHSSKIYLTLVALAVIVRPTALIVWFPLLLYHFWQEDNKLRLITHYVIPIGALAVVISTVIDCMFYEKWTMVQFNFLKFNVLHSVADFYGSHPWHWYFTQGFPVVIGPHLPLFLHGCSIAFKRYKILLAAVVWTIAVYSLLPHKEFRFIYPVLPFCMIFCGMSLANLKAWRRTAAFLLLVSNLGGALYTGLIHQRGTLDVMSHLQTLCNVSSVSTTPPPDVLFLMPCHSTPFYSHVHCPVKMRFLECPPDLGEEGYVDEADRFYNDPLHWLRTSFPYKSSLPTHLVLFDVLEKDISVFLDGNNFVRTAEIFHTHVPEGRVGGSIFIYERH; encoded by the exons ATGGAGAACATCCGACCACGTCTGAAATTTGGGAATAAAGTCGAAGATGTGAAACTGAGGAAACGAAGATCCCAACTGTACTCAAAGGAAGATAACAGTCCTCTCAATGACG GTGTGCTGAGGACCAGAGTTGCAGTGTTTGCTGTGGTGTTCAGACTGATTAACTGCTTCCTGGTTCAGACCAGCTTTGTCCCTGATGAGTACTGGCAGTGTCTGGAGGTCTCCCATCGTATGGTCTTCAA CTATGGGTACCTGACCTGGGAATGGAAGGCAGGAATAAGAGGATTCATCTATCCGCTCTTCTTTGCATTCATATACAAGATATTATACTTCATAAACTACGACTCAGTCTATCTCCTG ATATGGCTTCCACGTATAACTCAAGCGCTCCTGGCTGCAGCTGCAGATGTGAAATTCTTCTTCCTCATCCGAACGTTGGAAAGTCGTGACGTTGCAAAATGGACT TTCTTCTGCCACATGTGCTCGTGGTTCTCGTGGTACTGCTGCACCAGGACTCTGACCAACAGCATGGAGACTACCATCACCTGCCTGGCTCTGTTTTACTTCCCCCTGCCTGGGtccaaaacacacagcag CAAAATATATCTGACCCTGGTGGCCTTGGCTGTCATCGTTCGACCGACAGCCCTGATTGTCTggtttcctctgctgctgtaccATTTCTGGCAGGAAGATAACAAACTGAGGCTCATCACTCATTACGTCATTCCCATAGG AGCTTTGGCTGTTGTGATTTCAACAGTGATCGACTGTATGTTTTATGAAAAG tGGACCATGGTGCAATTCAACTTCCTGAAGTTTAACGTCCTCCACAGTGTGGCCGATTTCTATGGCTCCCACCCCTGGCACTGGTACTTCACTCAAGGGTTTCCTGTTGTGATTGGCCCTCATCTTCCGCTCTTTCTTCATGGGTGCAGCATCGCCTTCAAAAGATACAAAATTCTGTTGGCCGCAGTCGTCTGGACGATCGCGGTGTACAG CTTACTTCCTCACAAGGAGTTCAGATTCATCTACCCTGTGCTGCCTTTCTGTATGATCTTTTGTG GGATGTCGTTGGCTAATTTGAAAGCTTGGCGACGAACTGCTGCATTCCTCCTGTTAGTGAGCAACCTGGGCGGAGCTCTGTACACCGGTCTGATCCACCAGCGTGGCACTCTGGATGTCATGAGCCACCTCCAGACACTGTGTAACGTCAGCAGCGTCTCCACCACTCCACCGCCAGATGTCCTGTTCCTCATGCCCTGCCACTCAACACCTTTTTACAG CCATGTCCACTGCCCAGTGAAGATGAGGTTTCTCGAGTGTCCCCCAGATCTTGGGGAGGAGGGTTACGTCGATGAGGCGGACAGGTTCTACAACGACCCTCTTCACTGGCTCAGGACTTCATTTCCATACAAATCTTCTCTACCGACCcatctggttttgtttgacGTTTTGGAGAAG gacatctctgtgtttttggatgGGAACAACTTCGTGAGGACAGCAGAGATATTTCACACTCATGTCCCCGAGGGAAGAGTTGGAGGAAGCATCTTTATTTATGAAAGGCACTGA